TCTCAAAGCCGTTACCTTCATGCAAGGAATATCATGCACTCGAACATCATCGGTAACAGTACCAACAAGCACAGCAATCTTATCCTCCTAGAACATCAATaatataatcaattaaataaGTAAATTAGTCTGGTACTAAGATGCACAACATTATATCTGCACGAAGTTGAAAGGTCATCACTTTCCTAGTGCAAGTCCATAACATAGAATTTATGCATAAGAAAACCGAATTGTCGTATTTTTACATCCAAGCATAGATGGGCGACAGTGATCATGGGATAATTAAAAGTTTCTTTAACGGCGTATAATCATACACTGTGCCTGGCAAAAATTATGTCAACTAACACTTCTCTTATGTTTCAAGCATCTTGAACTAGAAACAATCATATAGACATTTACATTTTACCGAAAATCatatagaacgttgagtttgcACAGACATGGACAACTAGACGTATAAAATGAGCAGAAAGTGAAATGAATACCTTTCCGGTCATAAATCGAATCAACCTCGAAAGTGAAATGGGAGGCTTGTTAGTTTTGCTCATAAACAACCTCTTCAAAATAACAGCATTGAACTTACTTCCAGTCCTCCTCACAAGAAATCGATATAACTAACAAAAATGCACATAAAAATATAAATACGCATACACAAAACCAATTGAATAATTCACAcacaaatattaaaaaaaaaaaaaaaaaaccttGACGATGAGCTTCAAGTAAATATCATCAGATCTGGGAGCAGTCCTTTTGGTCCTCTTGCTTTTTCCCCCAGCTATTAAATCGATACCCTGTAATTTTATTCAGCAACAGATATTTTTAAAGAAATAAATctaaataaaatatgatttatgaTTAAAAAAATGTAAATAATTGAGGGAAAACAACAAACCATGGCTGTTGCTGATTCTTCTTCTTCTGTGTCTCGCCGCTACTCCTGCAAATGAATTAAATGGAATAAGGGCCTAGGGTTTTTGTATCGGCTTTGAGGAAGAGAGCTGTTATGGACCTAAATAATGGGCTTATGCTTAGTAGCCCAAAAATATCAGGGCCCATATTAGACAGTTTTTCCTCTTGCACATTTTAAATGTGGCTGTGAATATGTTCTACTTTTCGTCCATTTCAATAGTCAATGTGTAGTTTAATTAGTAATTAGTGACCGTTTaggaaattttaaaataagtaacttatgatttaaaattaataagtggcttaaaagtgataagtagataatacttataagttagttaagtgtttggttaattttacttataagtcagaattttttttataacttaaataaactaaaataaatattttttaaatataattatcttaattcatgatttttaaattaacttaacatttaaaaacataaatttgaaaactaaaattaataaaaaattaaaaaatcataataagttgagaaaaagtacgtcgttactaacatttaacttatcagcttataagttgtaaattcaacttataagttgggtcgacaaacactcatCGATAAGTATTTACGGGCTTATAAGCCAATAAGCCACTTATTTAGTGGTTGCCAAAGAGGCCCTTAATCTCTGATCATAAGCGAAAGTCCTTTTTGTGGCAGGCTATTTCTGTGATAAAATATTCAGTATTTTCGTTTCCGGTAAATAATCTATATATTCTTAATGACTACTCCTTAATTTACACATTCTCCAAATgccatattaagtataaaatcactagatccatggatatatctataaaatttacccatgacccatattaagtataaaatatatatataggatatatccatataagtttacccatttttttacccatcaaaacactaaacatggaaaatttttgaattttaaaatttaaacatcttatgtaaggaaagatttgcatgattttctcacatctgttacaacactaattcaatgataattattggtttccttattctctctcattctttatttacacatttaattgtttttttttaaattcaaatttcctTAATTAACTCATATCCAATCAAATTACCCAATTAATATTATATGTGTGCTACTCAAGATCCATAATTTTAGCCACGAATACGATAAAAACTATCTATTCAAATATATCTACCTTCAAAAACCACTATTTCAAATTATATCAGACATTTATCTCTCTCATtcttctattttcaattttttttctttttattcgaCTTTTTACTCTTTTTTGTAATTTTAGTATAATTTTTTGTATTGATTTGATATGTCGTCTCTTTTACTCTTTctttttttgtaattttagtaTTATTTTTTTGTATTGATTTGGTGTGTTTGTATAAATATTCTTAACCTACatttataatttgaaattcaaaaagcAAGCTATCtatggaaaaagattttagactAATCAATCATGCATGATTTACTtctttatttgttatatttttaaattttgaatttcatACTTATCTATAGAAATTATCACTCCTTGATTTGTAAATTGAGTTaaattattgatatatatacgtcTGTTATTCTTCTTCTCTCAAATTTTAAATCTCAGaatctcattttctctctttctttttgcAGGTTACATGTAGATTTTAATAGAGTTTCATTTGCTAATGAACAAACAGGTTAGTACATCATAGTTCTTCTTTTTTCTGtttttcttttaatttgtctCTGCACTCCTTTCTTTATGTAATTTTAGTGTTGTTTTTTGTATTGATAATATGTTTGTACTATTTCCAAGCATTGTTGGGTTAAGAATCCTTGGAGGTCTGTTAGTTATGTCATTAGGAATTTTGTTGTTATTTTGGTATTGTTGACAATGGCATTGCACTCTGAACATTACGtagttttgtaaaatattacaAAGGTGAGTTCCTGCAGGAGAATCGGCCACAGAACTCACCATCAGAACCATGAAAATATTGAGAAGGATGAATCTTGGGTTCCTATAAAGTTTCTTCACTCTCATACTCATAACTCGAGAATTGTTTTTCACAGTTCCTTATAATAAAATGTGCATCAATGTTTTTTATTTTGGTTTCAGCTACCAGAAAAGATATACAAAAGTTTGTCAGTCCAAATTAAACTTCTGAGATTCAAGATTCCTTTTCCCATATTTGTATATCTTCATATCTGGTGAGAAATCATCTCGGTTTTGATAGAAGCTAACATATGTCTCTAAGTTCTTAGAACATAAAAACTCATAATTTCTACGTATAATCTGCATAATAACATATCAGCAAAAGTCCAGGGAAGAAAGGTTCACAGTTCAACCCATATAGTGATATATTTCACCTGAGTGAGACGAATTTGGTGGTAACGTCGACATTGTGTTGGACTGCAATGCTAGCTTTCCTTGGCTACATGGCTAATACATTTGGCTAGAACTGCTGCAGTTAATACTATTAAATTACAGTGATATTGCACCTTATATCATGTATCATGCAAAGAAGTGTTGATGCAATTGGCAATGATGGAGGAAGCTAATGCTAGAGGAATGAATTGAAGTTTAACTGTAATGCCATATTTCAGTGTTAGTGTAGGTGATTTTTGCTAATTTGTAGTCTGTTGCTTAGTGAGCTTCAATTTTCTAAATTATGACCAAGTAATGTAAGATTGTAATAGTCTTTAGTATATTTGGTCCAAGAGTATGTGAGACTGCATGCTATGTTTAATAATTGTATTAGTATCTTCTTCGTGAGGTTTGAACTATCAGGGTTTGTTGTGTTCTATTTTAATTTATCAATTGACTTTATAAAAAAAGGACGTTTTTATAGTTACAGAAATTCcaaagtatataaataataaatttagtaCAAGATGATTCATTTTtacattttattgaaaaaatcagattaaaaagtatcatagtatataaataataaatttagtttatatgcatactttttattgtatttaactaataaaattatacaaaaaaatattatgaagaCAAAAATGCAATATTAAACTATGAAAAACTTGGATAAATTATGTAAACTTATGTAATATTGATTTTGAGGTCAATTATCTTTTGATATTAAAATCTCAAATATTGAATGAATTAATGAAAAtctcaaaaaaaataaaaaagagatagtgtgatatttatgtgatatttttatgCATTTCAAAATAAATGCATGCACAGTTacaatttcaaaaaaattatatttatctgcatttcaaaatcattgttatattttatgtaattttaattttttacaGCAAATTATGTCgagaaaagaaatattttaattttataatattttttctaAGAATTAGTTTTATAATGCTTATAATAGGAGGTGTCAATGTTAGGTGAatataagtaatattaaattgaatttttaataaaaaaatgttgttagaaaaataattttaatgcacTAATGTTTACTTTTGTAAATTGTATACATCAAATATAACATAGTGGTTgtcaattaacatattttaaaataacttatgaagagtatttatatatatattttttcaaagtttaaagtgtGAGGTGTTGCCATGGCGAGTAATATTGAACTAAATTGTATATCAAAATTCAGCTATTGTGATATACTTTTTATTTGTCTATAGTATATATTTACCTTTTGACAATTAatgtaatttatataattttaaatttttttacatTAAACTGTGTcgagaaaataaatattttgattttattttttttgaataaataattttataatgtttatgttatgcccgctttcggccatgggccctaaacaggtccctgtgggtgcactaaatagctggactcttgtgtgtgggctagaaccatggatttatatgacttgggccagcacatgcgggctgggctcgcaacatgcgagctgggttcacatgcgggctgggctcgtaacatgcgagctgAGTTTACATGCGAGCTGAGCTCatgacatgagagctgggctcaaacatgcgagctgggctcaagtgaggacatgcgagctgggctcgcatatgtaaggtgagctcatatttgtcatttgggctctcatgtgcgagctgagctcggttgtgcccacgcgaggtgggctcaggtgccttcatgcgaggtgggcttagctgcccatacgcgggctgagctcatgagcccacatcttatagaaacagaggtaacattatatttattatttgaaggcggtgcgggccgaggtgaccaggtcgggccgcatcgaaagactttgtgtgcaacatggaaagtgactcatagatgactgagttgctcgtagatttcggggtcgATACGGGTTGTTCCTACGatcacgggaaggattgcggagatgccgcgagatcgtaggaagcgtgtggagccgatcgagatttacgtgactaattggctgaaggcctgactttatcgtgggcttgggctacacgggctgaagagtcctaaccctagcctacgtgacttgttccccaagaactacgtaaggcttgatccctataaatagggtacgtaggcacttgtatgagagatgagtcgacacttgatagagaataacaaaccctattctttcttaaggagtccacatacaagctcagccaccaccaaacaaccttcctccgccctcaaacactgtccttgatctttgttccgcccattaacctccacaacattgttatacgaaattctccctataacatttggcgctagaaggaggggcctCGTTCATCTTAGGGAGAAAGATGATCAAAGAAAGCAAGCAAGCGACGACACCAGGGAGCGGAGGCAAGAAGGACCCTACTTTCGAACACACGCCCCCAGAGAATCAGGCGCCACCTCCACCAATTGCGACCGTGGACGGGCAGGCTGTGATGACGTATCTAGAAGGGCTGGCCGATCAGATGAATCAGATCAACGCCCGAATGTCAAAGGTAGAAAGAAGCTCGGTCCGGAACGCCAAGCGTAAGGCGCGCCGCCTCAAGGTCTCACAGCGTAGCTGGAAGGGCAAAGGCCCTCAGAAGAAGCTGATCCACGATTTTGATGACGTGGCAACCGAGACCAAACAGAAGAAAGAAACATCACGCGAAAAGGAAGATATACCCCAAGGCCATGATGAGCGGGGCAGCCAGATCTCTACGAGATCGGGGCCGAAGCCAGCTTCATCTGAGGCAAGGTCAACTAGCGTGCTAGATCGAGTGGGTAGAAAACTAAGCGAGCATGACCTCAGGCTCAAATTGGAGAAttgtaagaaggagagagaagagaaagagccCGTGGATAAAAGAGGCTCGAAAAAGGAACGGGCAACGACCCCTCCGGAAAGACGTCAACACACCTCACCCAGGAGGGAGGAGCGACATAGACGCAGATACAATCGTGAAGAGGAGTCGCAGGACCGAGCTGGAGGAGGGGGACGCCGCGAACGACCTCAGGGCTCACACCATTCGAGTAATGCGGGTGGTGACAGAGAAGGAGAAGTTGTTAGAGTAAGGGACCTGAGAAGGATCTTAGATGAGATGGAGCAAGAGAAGAGAGGGCCCCCTGCCTCGGTTGCCCCCTCTCCGTTTACGACTGCTATCCGATCATCCCCCCTACCTCGGGTGTTTAGGCACAACCCCGACCTTCTATTCAACGGGGAAGCCGACCCGACGGAGTACCTTATTCAATTTAACACTGAGATGGAAGTCTATCAGGTGCCGGAGATGACCCGTTGCAGACTCTTCGCGGCATCACTCAGAGgtagtgcccaacaatggttctccaagttgggaccggctagcataagaacgtggaggcaattggaggacttgttcgtcagacaatttcagtcgaccct
The sequence above is drawn from the Apium graveolens cultivar Ventura chromosome 2, ASM990537v1, whole genome shotgun sequence genome and encodes:
- the LOC141708614 gene encoding large ribosomal subunit protein eL18y-like → MGIDLIAGGKSKRTKRTAPRSDDIYLKLIVKLYRFLVRRTGSKFNAVILKRLFMSKTNKPPISLSRLIRFMTGKEDKIAVLVGTVTDDVRVHDIPCMKVTALRFTETARARIEKAGGECLTFDQLALRAPLGQNTVLLRGPKNSREAVKHFGKAPGVPHSHSKPYVRSKGRKFEKARGKRNSRGFRV